A stretch of the Bos indicus isolate NIAB-ARS_2022 breed Sahiwal x Tharparkar chromosome 13, NIAB-ARS_B.indTharparkar_mat_pri_1.0, whole genome shotgun sequence genome encodes the following:
- the DEFB119 gene encoding beta-defensin 119 isoform X2, producing the protein MKFLFLFLAILLAMEPVVSEEECWMKGKCRLVCKNDEDSVTRCSNHKRCCILSRYLTIVPMTIDRILPWTTPQVKQEGDS; encoded by the exons ATGaagtttcttttcctgtttcttgccATCCTTCTGGCCATGGAACCAGTGGTATCAG AGGAAGAATGTTGGATGAAGGGAAAATGCCGGTTGGTGTGCAAAAATGATGAAGACAGTGTCACACGCTGCTCAAATCATAAACGATGCTGTATCCTTAGTCGTTATTTGACAATCGTACCAATGACAATTGATCGAATCCTCCCTTGGACCACTCCTCAAGTGAAACAAGAAGGAGACAGTTAA